From the Leptolyngbya sp. O-77 genome, one window contains:
- a CDS encoding lipase has protein sequence MPRHGESAAAGLVERGEPGMSLPTVILPGYFADAAPYREMEQALEGLGIWAKTVPLRRRDWVPTLGGRSMTPILEKLDATVRQVQQETGGDRLNLVGHSAGGWIARIYLGEVPYQIHPSDAGKSCLWKAHPSVATLVTLGTPHISQERWTRRNLDFVKTHYPGAFYPQVRYVCVAGKAVYGQRRPGAWFAHSSYEMTCGVGGCWGDGITPIEAAHLEGAENITLPDVVHSPRPGRLWYGSPEIVSQWARYLA, from the coding sequence GTGCCCCGACACGGTGAATCGGCTGCTGCTGGACTGGTTGAGCGCGGGGAACCGGGAATGAGCTTGCCAACCGTCATTTTGCCGGGGTACTTTGCCGATGCTGCGCCCTATCGCGAGATGGAGCAGGCGCTCGAAGGGCTGGGCATTTGGGCCAAGACCGTTCCCCTGCGGCGACGAGACTGGGTGCCAACGCTGGGCGGCCGCTCGATGACTCCGATTCTGGAAAAGCTGGATGCGACGGTGCGCCAGGTGCAACAGGAAACAGGGGGCGATCGCCTCAATTTGGTCGGCCATTCCGCAGGCGGCTGGATTGCTCGGATCTATTTGGGCGAAGTGCCGTACCAGATTCACCCCAGCGACGCGGGCAAGTCTTGTCTCTGGAAGGCCCATCCATCGGTGGCAACACTGGTCACCCTGGGCACCCCCCACATCAGCCAGGAGCGCTGGACGCGGCGCAACCTAGACTTTGTGAAAACGCACTATCCGGGCGCATTCTATCCGCAGGTGCGCTATGTGTGCGTGGCGGGCAAAGCTGTGTATGGGCAGCGGCGACCGGGCGCCTGGTTTGCCCACAGCAGCTACGAAATGACCTGCGGTGTGGGCGGCTGCTGGGGCGACGGCATTACGCCCATCGAAGCAGCCCACCTGGAAGGCGCGGAGAATATTACCCTGCCGGATGTCGTTCATTCGCCGCGACCGGGACGACTCTGGTACGGCTCGCCGGAAATTGTGAGTCAGTGGGCGCGATATCTGGCGTGA
- a CDS encoding pseudouridine synthase: MNQGWVYREQVTQRDVGRSLLDYYSQRYPHSSRDEWQSRIAQGQILVNGQCALAEDLLCLGQQLAYHRPPWQEPDVPLEFDILHEDTDVLVVAKPSGLPVLPGGGFLQHTLLGQLQQRYPQNPPTPVHRLGRGTSGLLLLARSPAARSSLSQQMRDQTQQAEILLKSLAESHSHLRSPIHSHLYSGWHTDDVRRTGDLGDRPLQKTYLALIGATDLPNRFTITQPIGKLRHPVLGYVYGAMSDGLPAYSEGQVLQRWGDRTLVEMTILTGRPHQIRIHLATVGYPLLGDPLYLPDGTPRLPNSQTEPAEKLPAPGDCGYCLHAHQLTFLHPTHTQPMTFTVPAPFARR, from the coding sequence ATGAACCAGGGTTGGGTCTATCGGGAGCAGGTGACGCAGCGCGACGTGGGGCGATCGCTCTTGGATTATTACAGCCAGCGCTATCCACACTCCAGCCGCGACGAGTGGCAAAGCCGCATTGCCCAAGGACAGATTTTGGTAAATGGACAGTGTGCCCTAGCGGAGGATTTGCTGTGTTTGGGGCAGCAGCTTGCCTATCACCGCCCCCCGTGGCAGGAACCCGACGTACCGCTAGAGTTCGACATTTTGCATGAAGATACGGACGTGCTGGTGGTGGCCAAGCCGTCGGGCTTGCCTGTGCTGCCGGGGGGCGGCTTTTTGCAGCATACGCTGCTGGGTCAGTTGCAGCAGCGCTATCCACAGAACCCGCCAACACCCGTGCATCGCTTGGGGCGGGGCACGTCTGGCCTGTTGCTGCTGGCGCGATCGCCCGCTGCCAGGTCTAGCCTCAGCCAGCAGATGCGCGACCAGACGCAGCAGGCGGAGATCTTGTTGAAATCGCTTGCAGAGTCGCATTCGCACTTACGCTCTCCAATACATTCACACTTATATTCGGGCTGGCATACGGATGATGTGCGTCGGACTGGAGATTTGGGCGATCGCCCCTTGCAAAAAACCTATCTTGCGCTAATTGGCGCTACTGATCTGCCCAATCGCTTTACAATCACTCAGCCCATCGGAAAATTGCGCCATCCGGTTCTCGGATACGTGTATGGCGCTATGTCCGATGGTTTACCGGCCTACAGTGAAGGGCAGGTGTTGCAGCGGTGGGGCGATCGCACCCTCGTCGAGATGACCATCCTCACTGGCCGCCCCCACCAGATTCGCATTCACCTGGCGACGGTGGGCTATCCCCTGCTGGGCGACCCGCTCTACCTTCCCGATGGCACGCCCCGTCTGCCTAACTCCCAAACCGAACCTGCCGAAAAACTGCCTGCGCCGGGCGACTGTGGCTATTGCCTGCATGCCCACCAGCTCACGTTTTTGCACCCCACCCACACGCAGCCGATGACGTTCACGGTTCCCGCCCCATTTGCACGCCGTTGA
- a CDS encoding alpha/beta fold hydrolase, whose protein sequence is MTSQLTAPQPLEHLNWDWQGHTIRYTVQGTGQPIVLIHGFGAAIGHWRNNIPVLAAAGYRVFALDLLGFGGSSKPAIAYSLELWQDLLRDFWAAHIGAPAVFVGNSIGALLSLMMAADYPDLVQRVVLLNAAGGLNHRPEELNPPLRLVMGVFTQLVSSDLVGPFLFEQVRKKPRIRRTLMQVYRDHTAVTDELVNLIYEPSCDPGAQKVFASILTAPPGPSPAELLPHVQQPILVLWGDADPWTPIAGSKIYRELAAAEPDRVQYTPIAEAGHCPHDECPDTVNRLLLDWLSAGNRE, encoded by the coding sequence GTGACTTCTCAACTCACCGCACCCCAACCCCTCGAACATCTCAACTGGGACTGGCAGGGCCACACCATCCGCTACACTGTGCAGGGCACGGGTCAGCCGATTGTCCTAATTCACGGCTTTGGCGCGGCTATTGGGCACTGGCGAAATAATATCCCTGTGCTGGCGGCGGCGGGCTATCGTGTGTTTGCGCTGGATTTGCTGGGCTTTGGTGGATCGAGTAAACCGGCGATCGCCTACAGTTTGGAACTCTGGCAAGATCTGCTGAGAGACTTTTGGGCGGCACACATTGGCGCACCCGCTGTGTTCGTCGGCAACTCCATCGGCGCGTTGCTCAGCCTGATGATGGCCGCCGACTATCCCGACCTAGTGCAGCGCGTCGTTTTGCTCAACGCAGCAGGCGGGCTGAACCATCGCCCAGAGGAGCTAAACCCACCGCTGCGGCTGGTCATGGGCGTGTTTACCCAGCTAGTCAGTTCTGACCTGGTGGGCCCGTTTTTGTTTGAGCAAGTCCGCAAAAAGCCTCGCATTCGCCGCACCCTCATGCAGGTCTACCGCGACCACACCGCCGTCACCGATGAACTGGTGAACCTAATCTATGAACCCTCCTGCGATCCGGGCGCACAGAAGGTCTTTGCCTCAATTCTCACGGCTCCGCCCGGCCCCAGCCCTGCGGAACTGTTGCCCCATGTGCAGCAGCCGATTCTGGTGCTATGGGGCGATGCCGACCCCTGGACTCCGATTGCAGGCTCCAAAATTTATCGCGAACTGGCGGCCGCTGAACCCGACCGCGTGCAGTATACGCCCATTGCGGAGGCCGGCCACTGCCCCCACGACGAGTGCCCCGACACGGTGAATCGGCTGCTGCTGGACTGGTTGAGCGCGGGGAACCGGGAATGA
- a CDS encoding AzlD domain-containing protein, translated as MSLPLLILLAGIGTFLMRTAGVWLPEQWVPTRWLTYLPLAVILAMAAASVMGLGSQPLETVATILATLAVVSGALCKWPLAVCILLGCVVFGAVSSFA; from the coding sequence ATGTCCCTCCCCCTCCTCATCCTGCTTGCAGGTATTGGCACATTTCTCATGCGAACAGCGGGCGTATGGCTGCCCGAACAGTGGGTTCCCACCCGGTGGCTGACCTATCTGCCGCTGGCGGTGATTTTGGCGATGGCAGCAGCGAGCGTAATGGGTCTGGGGAGCCAGCCCTTAGAAACGGTGGCGACGATTCTGGCGACGCTGGCGGTGGTGAGTGGGGCGCTGTGCAAGTGGCCGCTGGCGGTGTGCATTTTGCTGGGATGTGTGGTGTTTGGGGCGGTTTCGTCCTTTGCTTAG
- a CDS encoding cation-translocating P-type ATPase, translating to MNKGNRPDHALERTRTGEETRWYALEPQEALSQLGTDPRTGLSQSVASDRLSQNGANELAEPPPKSVLRMLWEQITATTVVVLIVAAIASALLGDFEDALAILAIVVFNAVLGFTQEYRAGKEFAALRKMAVPKARVRRDGEWQQILARELVVGDIVQLEDGDQVPADCRLLESTNLRTQEAAFTGESESVEKQVAKIDGQDLPLGDRRNMVYMGTVVTYGRGRGLVVATGMNTELGKIADSIQSVEAEQTPLQKRLDQLGKRLAVAALALVALMFAVGLARGGNVEDLFLTAVSLAVAIIPEGLPAVVTIALAIGSRRMLKRQALIRKLPAVETLGSVTTICSDKTGTLTENRMTVKILALAGEQVELRESFAEITSRLDGNKSIFRPGDGVPLSAPIALTLGGSALCNNALVKEDENGNDKALGDPTEIALVVAADRLGLSKEELEVLLPRVSEAPFDSDRKRMTTIHQWGDRQGWESSDVGKLVLSLVKLPNAPYIALTKGAIDGMLEVSTHVWDNGQKPLDANMRDRILQDNDRLASMGTRVLGVAFRLLNELPPLGQELEVEQDLVMVGLVGMLDPARPEAKAAVQTCNAAGIRTVMITGDHPLMARTIARDLEIATNDKYLTGQQLNQLSTEELEQQVGEVSVYARVSPQQKLKIVEALKNRGEIVSMTGDGVNDAPALRKADIGVAMGITGTDVAKEAADMVLLNDNFSTIVAAVEEGRVIYDNIRKFIRYNLTGNVSGVVLMLLAPLIAMPLPLRPIQILWINLLADGLLALALSVEPAEKNVMQRPPYPPGESVFSRGVGRDIVWIGILMGITFLGFGYWAWSTGRPNWQTMVFATLAFSRIWLALAMRSENRLLARIGLLSNKPMLGAVLLTFGLQMLVMTLPVLQRWFETQPLTGVELWACVGGSTIGFWAVELQKLVRKWAGR from the coding sequence ATGAATAAAGGCAATCGACCGGATCATGCGCTGGAGCGAACGAGAACTGGAGAGGAGACGCGATGGTATGCGCTGGAGCCGCAGGAAGCGCTGAGCCAGCTTGGAACCGATCCACGCACGGGGCTGAGTCAGTCTGTAGCAAGCGATCGCCTCTCTCAAAATGGCGCAAATGAACTGGCCGAGCCGCCACCCAAAAGCGTGCTGCGGATGCTGTGGGAACAGATCACCGCAACGACCGTGGTGGTGCTGATTGTGGCGGCGATCGCCTCGGCGCTGCTGGGCGATTTTGAAGACGCGCTGGCGATTCTGGCGATCGTGGTGTTCAACGCGGTGCTGGGCTTCACGCAAGAATATCGGGCCGGCAAAGAGTTTGCAGCGCTGAGAAAAATGGCGGTTCCCAAGGCGCGGGTGCGGCGCGATGGCGAGTGGCAGCAGATCTTGGCGCGAGAACTGGTGGTAGGCGACATTGTGCAGCTTGAGGACGGCGACCAGGTTCCGGCAGACTGTCGCCTGCTAGAAAGCACCAACCTGCGGACTCAGGAAGCTGCCTTTACGGGCGAGTCAGAGTCGGTAGAAAAGCAGGTGGCGAAGATTGACGGGCAAGACTTGCCATTGGGCGATCGCCGCAACATGGTCTACATGGGCACGGTCGTCACCTATGGGCGCGGGCGCGGCTTAGTCGTCGCAACGGGCATGAACACAGAACTGGGCAAAATTGCCGACTCGATCCAGTCGGTAGAGGCGGAACAAACGCCGCTGCAAAAGCGACTCGACCAACTGGGCAAACGGCTGGCAGTTGCGGCTCTGGCGCTGGTGGCCCTCATGTTTGCTGTTGGTCTGGCGCGGGGCGGCAATGTAGAAGATCTGTTCCTGACGGCGGTCAGCCTGGCCGTGGCGATTATTCCCGAAGGTCTGCCTGCCGTGGTGACGATCGCCCTGGCCATCGGCTCTCGGCGGATGCTGAAGCGGCAAGCCCTGATCCGCAAGCTGCCTGCGGTAGAAACCCTCGGCTCCGTCACCACGATCTGCTCCGACAAAACGGGCACGCTGACGGAAAACCGCATGACGGTGAAAATCCTGGCGCTGGCCGGCGAACAGGTGGAACTGCGCGAATCCTTTGCCGAAATTACCTCCCGGCTAGATGGCAATAAGTCCATCTTTCGCCCTGGCGATGGCGTGCCGCTGAGTGCGCCGATCGCCCTGACGCTGGGCGGCAGCGCCCTCTGCAACAACGCCCTGGTCAAAGAAGATGAGAATGGCAACGACAAGGCCCTGGGCGACCCGACAGAAATCGCCCTAGTGGTCGCAGCCGATCGTCTAGGCCTGAGCAAAGAAGAACTAGAAGTGCTGCTGCCCCGCGTGTCCGAAGCACCGTTTGATTCCGACCGCAAGCGGATGACGACGATCCACCAGTGGGGCGATCGCCAGGGGTGGGAGTCTTCCGATGTGGGCAAGCTGGTGCTGAGCCTAGTCAAGCTGCCCAATGCCCCCTACATTGCCCTCACCAAAGGGGCGATCGACGGAATGCTAGAGGTGTCTACCCACGTTTGGGACAACGGGCAAAAGCCGCTTGATGCCAACATGCGCGATCGCATTTTGCAAGATAACGACCGGCTGGCTAGTATGGGCACTCGCGTCCTCGGCGTGGCCTTTCGCTTGCTCAACGAGCTGCCGCCCCTTGGTCAGGAACTAGAAGTCGAGCAAGACCTGGTGATGGTAGGGCTGGTGGGAATGCTCGATCCGGCTCGCCCCGAAGCCAAAGCCGCCGTGCAAACCTGCAACGCAGCAGGCATCCGCACGGTCATGATCACGGGCGACCATCCCCTGATGGCCCGCACCATCGCCCGCGATCTGGAAATTGCCACCAACGACAAATACCTGACCGGGCAGCAGCTCAACCAGCTTTCCACCGAGGAACTAGAGCAGCAGGTGGGCGAGGTGTCGGTCTATGCTCGCGTCTCACCACAGCAAAAGCTAAAGATTGTGGAAGCCCTGAAAAATCGCGGCGAAATTGTCTCCATGACGGGCGACGGGGTAAACGATGCGCCCGCCCTGCGAAAGGCTGACATCGGCGTGGCAATGGGCATTACGGGCACCGATGTCGCGAAAGAAGCAGCAGATATGGTGCTACTCAACGACAACTTTTCCACCATCGTTGCGGCAGTAGAAGAGGGGCGCGTCATCTACGACAACATCCGCAAGTTCATCCGCTATAACCTGACGGGCAACGTCAGCGGCGTGGTGCTGATGCTGCTGGCTCCGCTGATCGCCATGCCCCTGCCCCTGCGCCCGATTCAGATTCTCTGGATTAACCTGCTGGCAGACGGGCTGCTGGCGCTGGCGCTGAGCGTGGAACCCGCCGAGAAAAATGTGATGCAGCGACCGCCTTATCCACCAGGCGAAAGTGTGTTTAGCCGGGGCGTGGGGCGCGATATTGTGTGGATCGGCATCCTTATGGGCATTACGTTTCTGGGCTTTGGCTATTGGGCCTGGTCTACGGGCCGTCCCAACTGGCAGACGATGGTGTTTGCAACGCTGGCGTTTTCTCGGATCTGGCTGGCCCTGGCGATGCGCTCCGAAAACCGCCTGCTGGCGCGAATTGGGCTGCTGAGCAACAAGCCCATGCTAGGCGCAGTGCTGCTCACCTTTGGGCTGCAAATGCTGGTGATGACACTGCCAGTTCTCCAGCGCTGGTTTGAAACTCAGCCGCTTACAGGCGTTGAGTTGTGGGCCTGCGTAGGGGGCAGCACGATCGGCTTTTGGGCAGTAGAGTTGCAGAAGCTGGTGAGGAAGTGGGCTGGGCGATGA